In Burkholderia sp. NRF60-BP8, a single window of DNA contains:
- the fabF gene encoding beta-ketoacyl-ACP synthase II translates to MSRRRVVVTGLGLISPVGNNVADGWANLVAGKSGIATVTKFDASNLACHFAGEVKGFSAEEYIPAKEARNMDTFIHYGIAAGVQAIRDSGLEVTEANAERIGVLVGSGIGGLPMIEDTHQTYVDRGARRISPFFVPGSIINMISGHLSIMFGLKGPNLAAVTACTTGLHSIGLAARLIQAGDADVMVAGGAESTVSPLGIGGFAAARALSTRNDDPATASRPWDKDRDGFVLGEGSGVMVLEEYEAAKARGAKIYAEVSGFGMTGDAYHMTAPNMDGPRRCMVAALRDAGVNADEVQYLNAHGTSTPLGDKNESDAVKAAFGEHAYKMVVNSTKSMTGHLLGGAGGLESVFTVLALHNNVSPPTINIFNQDPECDLDYCANTARDMKIDVAVKNNFGFGGTNGTLVFKRV, encoded by the coding sequence ATGCGTCGAACCTCGCCTGCCATTTCGCGGGTGAAGTGAAGGGTTTCAGCGCCGAGGAGTACATCCCGGCGAAGGAAGCCCGGAACATGGATACGTTCATCCATTACGGCATCGCCGCCGGCGTCCAGGCTATCCGCGACAGCGGGCTGGAAGTGACCGAAGCCAACGCGGAACGCATCGGCGTACTGGTCGGTTCCGGCATCGGCGGGCTGCCGATGATCGAAGATACGCACCAGACCTACGTCGATCGCGGCGCGCGCCGCATTTCGCCGTTCTTCGTGCCGGGTTCGATCATCAACATGATCTCCGGTCACCTGAGCATCATGTTCGGCCTGAAGGGCCCGAACCTCGCGGCCGTGACGGCCTGCACGACCGGCCTGCACAGCATCGGCCTCGCCGCGCGCCTGATCCAGGCCGGCGACGCGGACGTGATGGTCGCGGGCGGCGCCGAATCGACGGTGTCGCCGCTCGGCATCGGCGGTTTCGCGGCGGCGCGCGCGCTGTCCACCCGCAACGACGATCCCGCTACCGCGTCGCGGCCGTGGGACAAGGACCGCGACGGCTTCGTGCTGGGCGAGGGTTCCGGCGTGATGGTGCTCGAGGAGTACGAGGCGGCGAAGGCGCGCGGCGCGAAGATCTACGCGGAAGTCTCGGGCTTCGGCATGACGGGTGACGCGTACCACATGACCGCGCCGAACATGGACGGCCCGCGCCGCTGCATGGTCGCGGCGCTGCGCGACGCCGGCGTGAACGCCGACGAGGTCCAGTACCTGAATGCGCATGGCACGTCGACGCCGCTGGGCGACAAGAACGAGTCCGACGCGGTGAAGGCGGCCTTCGGCGAGCACGCGTACAAGATGGTGGTCAACTCGACGAAGTCGATGACGGGTCACTTGCTGGGTGGCGCGGGCGGCCTCGAATCGGTGTTCACGGTGCTGGCGCTGCACAACAACGTGTCGCCGCCGACCATCAACATCTTCAACCAGGACCCCGAGTGCGATCTCGATTACTGCGCGAACACCGCGCGTGACATGAAGATCGACGTGGCCGTGAAGAACAACTTCGGCTTCGGCGGGACCAACGGCACGCTGGTGTTCAAGCGCGTCTGA
- a CDS encoding protein YgfX codes for MTSPFDAPAGRPQRFALRASAVSYLVLAAFVASAAASAYLFWAPRAGAAAGAGVSAATAALLAVWAARACARRLPAELRIDAFGEIAAFGRTGQLLARGRVTGHAHWSSLLLVLSVGQGARRARPLLIPADALDAASFSALSVLARTAGAAGRA; via the coding sequence TTGACGAGTCCATTCGATGCTCCGGCCGGGCGTCCGCAGCGCTTCGCGTTGCGGGCCTCGGCCGTGTCGTATCTCGTGCTGGCCGCGTTCGTCGCGTCGGCTGCCGCGTCGGCGTACCTGTTCTGGGCGCCGCGCGCGGGCGCTGCCGCCGGCGCGGGCGTGTCGGCCGCGACGGCGGCACTGCTGGCCGTATGGGCGGCGCGGGCCTGCGCCCGCCGGCTCCCGGCCGAGCTGCGGATCGATGCCTTCGGGGAGATTGCGGCGTTTGGCCGCACCGGGCAGTTGCTGGCCCGCGGCCGCGTGACCGGCCACGCGCACTGGAGCAGCCTGCTGCTGGTGCTGTCGGTCGGGCAGGGCGCGCGGCGGGCCCGGCCGCTGCTGATTCCGGCCGACGCGCTCGATGCCGCATCGTTCAGCGCGCTGTCGGTGCTGGCGAGGACGGCCGGGGCGGCCGGGCGGGCATGA
- the rpoE gene encoding RNA polymerase sigma factor RpoE, whose product MSEKEIDQALVERVQKGDKAAFELLVSKYHRKIIRLISRLVRDPAEVEDVAQDAFIKAYRALPQFRGESAFYTWLYRIAVNTAKNYLATQGRRAPTSTEADAEEAETFSDADQLRDINTPESMLMSKQIAETVNAAMALLPEELRQAITLREIEGLSYEEIAEMMGCPIGTVRSRIFRAREAIAAKLRPLLDTPEGKRW is encoded by the coding sequence GTGAGTGAAAAAGAAATCGATCAGGCTCTGGTCGAGCGCGTACAGAAGGGCGACAAGGCAGCGTTCGAACTCCTGGTCTCCAAATACCACCGCAAGATCATTCGGCTGATCTCGCGCCTCGTGCGGGATCCCGCCGAGGTCGAGGATGTGGCCCAGGACGCGTTCATCAAGGCGTATCGTGCGCTGCCGCAATTCCGCGGCGAATCGGCGTTCTATACGTGGTTGTACCGGATTGCCGTCAATACGGCGAAGAACTACCTTGCGACGCAAGGCCGCCGGGCGCCGACCTCGACCGAGGCCGATGCGGAGGAAGCGGAAACTTTCTCCGATGCAGACCAACTAAGGGATATCAACACGCCTGAGTCGATGTTGATGAGCAAGCAGATTGCCGAGACGGTCAACGCTGCAATGGCTCTGCTGCCCGAAGAACTGCGCCAGGCAATCACGCTGCGCGAGATCGAGGGCCTGAGCTACGAAGAGATCGCGGAAATGATGGGCTGTCCGATCGGGACGGTCCGGTCGCGGATCTTCCGCGCACGCGAAGCAATCGCTGCCAAATTGCGTCCGCTGCTCGATACGCCCGAAGGCAAGCGCTGGTAA